A window of the Pedobacter frigiditerrae genome harbors these coding sequences:
- a CDS encoding NAD(P)H-dependent oxidoreductase has product MSLIEALNWRYATKKMNGQAVPQDKVDLILEAARLAPTSSGLQPYKVIVITNPDLKQTLLAHSFNQSQIIDSSHLLVFAAWDTYTEDRINDVFTRTHNERGTPPESTTDYQKMLVGNYVPRTEEVNFNHAARQAYIGFGMALAEAAIQKVDATPMEGFNNAEYDKILGLTEKGLKSVAIMPLGYRDETGDWLVNLKKVRQPKSEFIIEFK; this is encoded by the coding sequence ATGAGTTTAATAGAAGCCCTAAACTGGCGTTATGCCACTAAGAAAATGAACGGCCAGGCTGTTCCTCAAGATAAAGTAGATTTAATTTTAGAAGCTGCTCGTTTGGCACCAACTTCTTCGGGTCTACAACCTTATAAGGTGATTGTAATTACTAATCCGGACTTAAAACAAACACTTTTAGCACATTCATTTAACCAATCGCAAATTATAGATTCGTCTCACCTGTTGGTTTTTGCCGCTTGGGACACTTACACAGAAGACAGAATTAATGATGTTTTCACACGCACACATAACGAACGTGGAACACCACCAGAAAGCACCACAGATTATCAAAAAATGTTAGTTGGTAATTATGTACCAAGAACTGAAGAAGTGAATTTTAACCACGCAGCCCGTCAAGCTTACATTGGATTTGGAATGGCATTAGCAGAAGCGGCTATCCAAAAAGTTGATGCCACACCTATGGAGGGATTTAACAATGCTGAATACGATAAAATTTTAGGATTGACAGAAAAAGGTTTAAAAAGTGTTGCAATTATGCCTTTGGGTTATCGTGATGAAACTGGCGACTGGTTAGTAAACTTGAAAAAAGTTCGTCAGCCGAAATCAGAATTCATTATCGAGTTCAAATAG
- a CDS encoding DUF6929 family protein, protein MNKELRVYATIKGIGSASGLLLKGNLLYVIGDNSAYLYEYNIKSKTVNKIELLKGLNVLENIPKAKKRDFEALCNFKNTLYVLGSGSTPNRNVMITYDLDSKKVAQQDLSSLYAKVKSSCKIDDDNLNIEGAIFNGVDWFLFNRGNGNAKKNGVIKIYGSDLTKVTKIEFTSIVLLKTDQKLVSFTDAVLHKNRIYFIAAAENTTSTYHDGEILGSYLGSLNAETLSLNFIKQISANQKFEGISFFKENTSNLEFLLCEDRDTENLETVIYKLVI, encoded by the coding sequence ATGAATAAAGAATTAAGAGTTTATGCTACAATAAAAGGAATTGGTTCTGCCTCAGGATTACTCTTGAAAGGCAATTTATTATATGTAATTGGCGATAACAGTGCTTATTTGTACGAGTATAATATCAAAAGTAAAACCGTAAATAAAATTGAATTATTAAAAGGCTTAAATGTTTTAGAGAATATTCCAAAAGCAAAAAAGCGAGATTTTGAGGCGCTTTGTAATTTTAAAAACACACTTTATGTTTTAGGTTCTGGTTCTACACCAAACAGAAATGTAATGATAACCTATGACTTAGATTCTAAAAAGGTTGCCCAACAAGATTTATCATCATTATATGCTAAAGTTAAAAGTAGCTGTAAAATAGATGATGACAATTTGAATATTGAAGGAGCTATTTTTAATGGAGTAGACTGGTTTCTGTTTAACAGAGGAAATGGAAATGCAAAGAAAAATGGTGTTATTAAAATCTACGGAAGTGATTTAACAAAAGTCACAAAAATTGAATTTACTTCCATCGTTTTGCTAAAAACTGACCAAAAGTTAGTTTCATTTACCGATGCCGTTTTGCATAAAAATAGAATCTATTTCATCGCAGCTGCGGAAAACACAACCTCAACTTACCATGATGGCGAAATTTTGGGAAGTTACCTTGGTAGCTTAAATGCAGAAACGCTAAGTTTAAATTTCATTAAACAGATATCTGCCAACCAAAAGTTTGAAGGCATTTCCTTTTTTAAAGAAAACACCTCCAACTTGGAGTTCTTGCTTTGTGAAGATAGAGATACAGAAAATTTAGAGACTGTAATTTATAAGTTGGTTATATAA
- a CDS encoding carboxypeptidase regulatory-like domain-containing protein: MRFTRILFAIVIFSAFLNQSAFAQDSVVLNNILTKTKRLAEEQPVEKVYLHFDKPYYAVADTMWFKAYVTTEQNLPSPWSKIVYVEVYNAQDSLMQTQRLPLKNSVANGNIALNMQNYKQGNYYVRAYTLWMLNFSDAYFFTKTIPIGEAIDKQVITNISFNTEPSDKGLKTTAKIQFRDMSKKALSNKTVNWRVLSNYDIYTKGKGTTDQNGILTVVVTSKAGEIITKGDIITDISIAEKETATASFKLKQTANDFDVQFFPEGGQLINGIPNQVGFKGVKTSGLSIDFKGSLVDESGNELTTFTSSYAGMGSLFMTPETGKTYKAKITFKDGSVKTFDLPKAVDAGITLQITNSNAEFINLKVLANSPYFEANKDKGFFIVAQSTNVVYYAAKAELKNQVITTKMPKKNFPSGIVQITLFNDKGEPISERLSFVLHQEAMSLAVKSDLPIYKPRQKVKITLDAKSAGLPTLGNFSVSVIDEQKVPVDENSETTILSSLLLTSDLKGYIEKPNYYFTKTDEKKLADLDKLMITQGYRRFTYKDILANKYPVVTIAPEEGISITGTLRDRTGMPIRKGAMRLMVPGKPISAETITTNMGVFRFQNLNLPDSSEVVVSAKYNANAANLMIMLDGNPSPMAGKNINVADEVANIDTVLSSYLNNSQKQYRYMKTLKTVEIKGAAIKKPSHADHSTLSSLSMMPDHLLSADRFVGGCNFLLECLKTMATGMTFDTENFYVSRDFNQGGRTPVQVFINGNPVDARDINSVNVADLESVEVFLKDDLGTVDRAYGTKGVLVINTKKAPVGKKITKEELMNMLPKNNIVNFTPMGYAKEREFYSPKYIPNAIPTSSDLRTTIYWNPKLITDDKGNISFEFFNADGRGAYRVVIEGFDKNGNIGRAVYRYTVK; encoded by the coding sequence ATGAGATTTACAAGAATACTTTTTGCAATCGTTATTTTTTCAGCTTTTTTAAACCAATCTGCCTTTGCACAAGACAGTGTAGTTTTAAATAACATCCTCACCAAAACAAAAAGACTAGCAGAAGAACAGCCAGTAGAAAAAGTTTACTTACATTTTGACAAGCCTTATTATGCAGTAGCTGATACGATGTGGTTTAAAGCTTATGTAACTACAGAGCAAAATTTACCATCTCCTTGGAGCAAAATTGTATATGTAGAAGTTTATAATGCACAAGATTCCTTAATGCAAACCCAAAGGTTGCCCTTAAAAAACAGTGTGGCCAATGGAAATATTGCCCTTAACATGCAAAATTATAAACAAGGCAATTATTATGTGAGGGCATACACCTTATGGATGTTGAATTTTAGCGATGCCTACTTTTTTACTAAGACCATCCCGATAGGCGAAGCAATTGATAAACAAGTGATTACCAATATTTCTTTTAATACCGAGCCAAGCGATAAAGGCTTAAAGACAACTGCCAAAATACAATTTAGAGATATGTCTAAAAAGGCATTGTCCAATAAAACGGTTAATTGGCGGGTGCTTTCTAATTATGATATTTACACAAAAGGTAAGGGAACAACAGACCAAAACGGGATATTAACGGTAGTAGTTACCAGTAAAGCTGGAGAGATAATTACCAAAGGTGATATTATTACCGACATCAGCATTGCTGAAAAAGAAACAGCGACTGCCAGTTTTAAACTAAAGCAAACAGCAAACGATTTTGATGTTCAATTTTTCCCAGAGGGAGGTCAATTAATTAATGGCATACCAAATCAAGTAGGATTTAAAGGCGTTAAAACTTCTGGTTTAAGTATAGATTTTAAAGGAAGTTTGGTAGATGAGTCAGGTAATGAACTAACTACTTTTACCTCATCTTATGCAGGTATGGGCTCATTATTCATGACCCCTGAAACAGGAAAAACTTACAAGGCTAAAATCACATTTAAAGATGGAAGCGTAAAAACATTCGATTTACCGAAAGCAGTTGATGCTGGCATAACCTTACAAATCACCAATTCGAACGCAGAATTTATCAATTTGAAAGTATTGGCAAACAGCCCATATTTTGAAGCCAATAAAGACAAAGGGTTTTTTATTGTTGCTCAAAGTACAAATGTGGTTTATTATGCAGCAAAAGCAGAGCTGAAAAATCAAGTCATTACTACCAAAATGCCAAAAAAGAATTTTCCATCCGGTATTGTTCAGATTACTTTATTTAATGATAAAGGAGAACCAATTAGTGAAAGGTTGAGTTTTGTTTTGCATCAGGAAGCGATGAGTTTAGCTGTTAAATCTGACTTGCCGATTTACAAGCCTCGTCAGAAAGTTAAAATTACTTTAGATGCCAAAAGTGCTGGCTTGCCAACTTTAGGAAATTTTTCTGTTTCAGTAATTGATGAGCAAAAAGTTCCGGTTGATGAAAATAGCGAAACTACTATACTAAGTTCTTTATTACTGACATCAGATTTAAAGGGATACATAGAAAAACCTAATTATTATTTCACCAAAACAGATGAAAAGAAATTAGCTGATTTAGATAAGTTAATGATTACTCAAGGTTACCGTAGGTTTACTTATAAAGATATATTGGCAAATAAATATCCAGTAGTTACTATTGCTCCTGAAGAAGGAATTAGTATCACAGGAACTTTAAGAGACCGTACAGGTATGCCAATTAGAAAAGGTGCCATGCGATTAATGGTTCCTGGTAAACCTATTTCTGCTGAAACAATTACAACTAATATGGGTGTTTTCAGGTTTCAAAATCTAAACCTGCCAGATTCATCGGAAGTGGTTGTTAGTGCAAAATACAATGCAAATGCTGCAAATCTAATGATTATGCTGGATGGGAATCCTAGTCCAATGGCTGGCAAAAACATTAATGTTGCAGACGAAGTTGCGAATATCGATACTGTTTTATCTTCTTACTTAAACAACAGCCAAAAACAGTACAGGTATATGAAAACCCTTAAAACGGTAGAAATTAAAGGGGCTGCAATTAAAAAACCTAGTCATGCAGATCATAGTACATTATCTAGCTTAAGTATGATGCCAGATCATTTATTAAGTGCTGACAGGTTTGTTGGTGGGTGTAACTTCCTTCTAGAATGTTTAAAAACAATGGCTACTGGAATGACATTTGACACGGAAAATTTTTACGTATCAAGAGATTTTAACCAAGGTGGGAGAACACCAGTGCAAGTGTTTATCAATGGAAACCCAGTTGATGCAAGAGACATTAACTCTGTAAATGTTGCAGACCTAGAATCTGTAGAAGTATTTTTGAAAGACGATTTAGGAACTGTAGACCGTGCATACGGTACCAAAGGTGTATTAGTAATCAACACCAAAAAAGCTCCAGTTGGTAAAAAAATAACCAAAGAAGAATTGATGAATATGTTGCCAAAAAACAACATTGTGAATTTTACACCAATGGGCTATGCAAAAGAGCGTGAGTTTTATTCTCCTAAATATATACCCAATGCTATTCCAACAAGCAGCGATTTAAGAACTACTATTTACTGGAATCCTAAATTAATTACTGATGATAAAGGCAATATTAGTTTTGAATTTTTCAATGCTGATGGAAGAGGTGCTTATCGTGTGGTTATAGAAGGCTTTGATAAAAATGGAAATATTGGAAGGGCTGTTTATAGGTATACGGTTAAGTAA
- the msrA gene encoding peptide-methionine (S)-S-oxide reductase MsrA: MKRYILITILTLLFMQNADAQKQKLQKATFGMGCFWCTEALFERLNGVTSVKSGYEGGDVVNPSYEDVCTGTTNHAEVTEITYDPAKISYDELLEVFWKSHDPTTLNRQGADVGTQYRSIIFYHSDEQKEIATKYKAELNKTKTFDNPVVTVIEKAKPFYVAENYHQDYFIKNGELPYCRLVILPKMEKLEKLFKAKLKH; the protein is encoded by the coding sequence ATGAAAAGATATATTCTAATAACAATCTTAACCCTACTGTTTATGCAAAATGCCGATGCGCAAAAGCAAAAATTACAAAAAGCTACTTTCGGAATGGGTTGTTTTTGGTGTACTGAAGCTCTTTTTGAACGTTTGAATGGGGTAACAAGTGTTAAATCAGGTTATGAAGGTGGCGATGTTGTAAATCCATCTTATGAAGATGTGTGTACTGGAACTACTAACCATGCTGAAGTTACGGAGATAACTTATGACCCTGCAAAAATTAGTTATGATGAACTATTGGAAGTTTTTTGGAAGAGCCATGACCCAACTACATTAAATAGACAAGGTGCGGATGTGGGTACGCAATATCGTTCGATTATTTTTTATCACTCTGATGAACAAAAAGAAATTGCAACTAAGTATAAAGCTGAATTAAATAAAACAAAGACCTTTGACAATCCAGTAGTAACTGTTATTGAAAAAGCTAAGCCTTTTTATGTTGCCGAAAATTATCATCAAGATTATTTTATTAAAAACGGCGAATTACCTTATTGCAGATTAGTGATTTTACCCAAAATGGAAAAACTGGAAAAATTGTTTAAAGCAAAGCTGAAACATTAA
- a CDS encoding isopenicillin N synthase family dioxygenase, with translation MSTPYIPCLDLGTYINGNEEQRKNFSDELGRAFNDSGFVTITNHGVSQELIDKLYANIKAVFALPVETKRKYEKPELAGQRGYTSAGKETAKGAKTADLKEFWQIGNEVTDGDPIKSEYPDNEVLEEIAEFNPVTREIYQKLEENGKHLLRAIATYLELPIDYFDKHVHNGNSILRGIHYFPIENPEALPDDAVRAGAHEDINLITLLIGASADGLEVLTRSNEWLPIKAHHTDIVVNVGDMLQRLTNNKLRSTTHRVVNPPVELMKTSRFSVPFFLHPRSDMDLTSLPSTIDAEHPKVYSDMTAGEYLDERLREIGLKK, from the coding sequence ATGTCTACACCTTATATTCCTTGCCTTGATTTAGGCACTTACATTAATGGTAATGAAGAGCAACGCAAAAATTTTTCTGACGAATTAGGAAGAGCTTTTAATGATTCTGGTTTTGTAACCATCACCAATCATGGCGTTAGTCAAGAGTTAATTGATAAATTGTATGCAAACATTAAGGCTGTTTTTGCTTTGCCTGTAGAAACTAAACGTAAATACGAAAAACCAGAATTGGCTGGTCAACGTGGGTATACGAGTGCGGGAAAAGAAACTGCAAAAGGAGCTAAAACTGCAGATTTAAAGGAGTTTTGGCAAATAGGTAATGAGGTTACGGATGGCGACCCAATTAAAAGCGAATATCCTGATAATGAAGTTTTGGAAGAAATTGCAGAATTTAATCCAGTTACCAGGGAGATTTATCAGAAACTAGAAGAAAACGGCAAGCATTTATTGCGTGCCATTGCAACTTATCTAGAACTGCCAATCGATTATTTCGATAAACACGTTCATAACGGAAACTCAATTTTAAGAGGTATACACTATTTCCCAATTGAAAATCCAGAAGCCTTGCCAGATGACGCAGTTCGTGCTGGTGCCCATGAAGACATTAACTTAATTACATTGCTAATTGGCGCAAGTGCAGATGGCTTAGAGGTTTTAACTCGTAGTAACGAATGGTTGCCCATTAAAGCACATCATACAGATATCGTGGTAAACGTTGGAGACATGTTGCAAAGATTAACCAATAACAAATTAAGGTCTACTACGCACAGAGTGGTAAATCCGCCAGTTGAACTGATGAAAACTTCACGTTTTTCTGTTCCGTTTTTCTTGCACCCACGTTCAGATATGGATTTAACAAGTTTGCCTTCAACAATTGATGCAGAACATCCAAAAGTTTATAGCGACATGACTGCAGGCGAATATTTAGATGAAAGATTGAGAGAGATTGGATTGAAGAAATAG
- a CDS encoding helix-turn-helix domain-containing protein: MLFKGFEGAKELTRAEQKNVYGNDIRKYRDEVCYSQEQMANQLGITQSAYYKIEAGAVKITIERLEQIAKILGKPIEAFLQKEKYNEQLKSEQKVYINLTELELLQNTINQQQNRIEELEAKLKRRDDKIEKLKQQING, translated from the coding sequence ATGTTATTTAAGGGATTTGAAGGTGCCAAAGAATTAACCAGAGCCGAACAGAAGAATGTTTATGGCAATGATATAAGAAAATACAGGGATGAAGTGTGCTATAGCCAAGAGCAAATGGCTAATCAACTAGGTATCACACAAAGTGCTTATTATAAAATTGAAGCTGGTGCTGTTAAAATTACAATTGAACGCTTAGAACAAATTGCTAAAATTTTGGGCAAACCAATTGAGGCATTCTTGCAAAAGGAAAAATATAATGAGCAACTAAAAAGCGAGCAAAAGGTTTATATCAATTTAACTGAGTTAGAACTCTTACAAAACACTATCAATCAACAGCAAAACCGAATTGAAGAATTAGAAGCCAAGCTTAAAAGAAGAGATGATAAGATTGAGAAGCTTAAACAACAAATTAATGGCTAA